In Pseudoduganella albidiflava, a single window of DNA contains:
- a CDS encoding cytochrome c, with product MSRRARWIAAGTAMVLTVAAGLLWPRHDAGPPPSAAFAALPAGEKIARGAYLARAADCMACHTVRGGEQYAGGRALQTPFGAIVAPNITQDAETGIGSWTADDFWNALHNGRARDGRLLYPAFPYTNYTAITRDDADALYAYFRTIPAVSRRNQPHQLRFPYNTQAALAAWRALYFRPGVYQERKDRPAEWNRGAYLVEGAGHCSACHSARNALGGSGGELSGGLLPVLGWYAPSLASDAEAGLGGWPVDEIAQLLHTGVAPRAAVAGPMAEVVRESLQHLSAADVRAMAVYLKSLPATGNGHQPYERSKAPEAAAVLQAGAKLYDKHCAECHGATGAGAPPHYPPLAGNRTLTMPDATNAIRIVLNGGFPPGTRGNPRPYGMPPFSHALDDAEVAQVVSYLRSAWGNNAPPVSSVDVNRYRAVPLD from the coding sequence ATGAGCCGGCGCGCGCGCTGGATCGCGGCCGGCACGGCGATGGTGCTCACCGTGGCGGCCGGCCTGCTGTGGCCGCGCCACGATGCCGGCCCGCCGCCCAGCGCCGCCTTCGCCGCGCTGCCGGCCGGCGAGAAGATCGCGCGCGGCGCCTACCTGGCCCGCGCGGCCGACTGCATGGCCTGCCACACGGTGCGCGGCGGCGAGCAGTATGCCGGCGGCCGCGCGCTGCAAACGCCGTTCGGCGCCATCGTCGCGCCGAACATCACCCAGGATGCCGAAACCGGCATCGGCAGCTGGACCGCCGACGACTTCTGGAACGCCCTGCACAATGGCCGCGCACGCGACGGCCGGCTGCTGTACCCGGCGTTCCCGTACACGAACTACACGGCCATCACGCGCGACGATGCCGATGCGCTGTATGCCTATTTCCGCACCATCCCCGCCGTCTCGCGCAGGAACCAGCCGCACCAGCTGCGCTTCCCCTACAACACGCAGGCGGCGCTGGCGGCCTGGCGCGCGCTGTACTTCCGGCCGGGCGTCTACCAGGAACGCAAGGACCGGCCCGCCGAGTGGAACCGCGGCGCCTACCTCGTCGAAGGTGCCGGCCACTGCAGCGCATGCCACAGTGCCCGCAATGCGCTCGGCGGCAGCGGCGGTGAACTGTCCGGCGGCCTGCTGCCGGTGCTGGGCTGGTATGCGCCGTCGCTCGCGTCCGACGCGGAAGCGGGACTGGGCGGCTGGCCGGTCGACGAGATCGCGCAATTGCTGCACACCGGCGTGGCGCCGCGCGCCGCGGTGGCCGGGCCGATGGCGGAAGTGGTCCGCGAAAGCCTGCAGCACCTGTCCGCGGCGGACGTGCGGGCCATGGCGGTGTACCTGAAATCGCTGCCCGCCACCGGCAATGGTCACCAGCCCTACGAACGCTCGAAGGCGCCCGAGGCGGCGGCCGTGCTGCAAGCCGGCGCGAAGCTGTACGACAAGCACTGCGCCGAATGCCACGGCGCCACCGGCGCGGGAGCGCCACCGCATTACCCGCCGCTGGCCGGCAACCGCACGCTGACCATGCCCGACGCCACCAACGCGATCCGCATCGTGCTGAACGGCGGCTTCCCGCCCGGCACGCGCGGCAACCCGCGGCCCTACGGCATGCCGCCCTTCAGCCACGCGCTCGACGATGCCGAGGTGGCGCAGGTGGTGTCGTACCTGCGCAGCGCCTGGGGCAACAACGCGCCGCCGGTGTCCAGCGTGGACGTCAACCGGTACCGGGCCGTGCCGCTGGATTGA
- a CDS encoding TonB-dependent siderophore receptor, whose product MYFPGRLRPSVQAVSVALLPLAVTCHAAAAGMSESAMTETPVQAVLPVVEVVGANREGFVTQTVSTTRSDKSLHETPQSITVLTRELLDARQATTLDEAIETVAGVASSTLGRRGWDDFIIRGQSAADTMYLDGLRIGQANWIAQEVFGAERIEVVKGPASVYFGQVTPGGTVNIVSKRPRAEAFTQLGITVGSDGYRQGTFDIGRPIASANGKAAVRIAGMAMNSDDPTDNVWFKNRYLAPSIALDFGTRTDFTILASLNQRQYVRQQGLPVAATSLTGRDSLVPQDFFTGDTTVAPYEAEQKAIGYALTHRFDSGWTLNQTYRHTDMELAGQLANTSGALTAAGNFNRNVLSQDFNGRSDALDTSVSRTMRWGGLAHNVMAGFDALHDRLYRDSRRCAIAAQNIYTPVQGRPVTNCNVTSIVDTTLAQRGAYLRDYIDVTEKLGVSLSLRHDRAKLKTVDVPTGARTDVDSSANTGHAGIVYKATPNIAPYASYATSFLPQTGITADGAAIDPEEGRQAEVGAKFVSDDRRLSASVAYYDLKRRNLAQADDLNPGFQVAIGAQRTRGYEAEIAADLKNGWQLSAALSILDAAITEAAGSQAATVGQKLSGVPRKTANLLANYRFSGALRGWGAGAGVRHVGEKTSTTSVYVTPGYTVADANLSYAGRGWRVQLNVKNLFDREYFAGAANANWVPVGNPRTAMLKTVVDF is encoded by the coding sequence ATGTATTTCCCCGGTCGCCTTCGCCCTTCCGTCCAGGCGGTTTCCGTCGCCCTGCTGCCGCTGGCGGTCACCTGCCACGCCGCTGCCGCCGGTATGTCCGAGTCCGCCATGACGGAAACCCCGGTCCAGGCCGTGCTGCCGGTGGTCGAGGTGGTCGGCGCCAACCGGGAAGGGTTCGTCACGCAAACCGTATCGACGACCAGGTCCGATAAATCGCTGCACGAAACGCCGCAGTCGATCACGGTGCTGACCCGCGAACTGCTCGATGCACGGCAGGCCACCACGCTCGACGAAGCCATTGAAACCGTCGCCGGCGTTGCGTCGTCGACGCTGGGGCGGCGCGGCTGGGACGATTTCATCATCCGCGGCCAGAGCGCTGCCGACACGATGTACCTCGACGGCCTGCGCATCGGGCAAGCCAACTGGATCGCCCAGGAAGTGTTCGGCGCCGAGCGCATCGAAGTGGTGAAGGGGCCGGCCTCGGTGTACTTCGGCCAGGTAACGCCGGGCGGCACCGTCAACATCGTCAGCAAGCGCCCGCGCGCCGAAGCGTTCACGCAGCTCGGCATCACGGTGGGCAGCGACGGCTACCGGCAGGGCACGTTCGACATCGGCCGCCCCATTGCCTCGGCAAACGGCAAGGCGGCCGTGCGCATTGCCGGCATGGCGATGAACTCGGACGACCCGACCGACAACGTGTGGTTCAAGAACCGCTACCTGGCGCCATCCATCGCGCTGGACTTCGGCACGCGCACCGATTTCACCATCCTCGCATCGCTGAACCAGCGGCAGTACGTGCGGCAGCAGGGCCTGCCGGTGGCGGCCACGTCGCTGACGGGCAGGGACAGCCTGGTGCCGCAGGATTTCTTCACCGGCGATACCACGGTCGCACCATATGAAGCCGAACAGAAGGCCATCGGCTACGCGTTGACGCACCGTTTCGACAGCGGCTGGACGCTGAACCAGACCTACCGCCACACCGACATGGAACTGGCCGGCCAGCTGGCCAATACCAGCGGCGCGCTGACCGCTGCGGGCAATTTCAACCGCAACGTGCTGAGCCAGGATTTCAACGGCCGCTCCGACGCACTCGATACCAGCGTCTCGCGCACCATGCGCTGGGGCGGCCTGGCACACAACGTGATGGCCGGTTTCGACGCGCTGCACGACCGGCTGTACCGCGACAGCCGGCGCTGCGCGATCGCCGCCCAGAACATCTACACCCCCGTGCAAGGCAGGCCGGTCACGAACTGTAACGTCACCTCCATCGTCGATACCACTTTGGCGCAGCGCGGCGCGTACCTGCGCGACTACATCGACGTGACGGAAAAACTGGGCGTGAGCCTGTCGCTGCGCCATGACCGCGCGAAGCTGAAAACGGTCGACGTGCCGACCGGCGCCCGCACGGACGTGGACAGCTCCGCCAATACCGGCCATGCCGGCATCGTCTACAAGGCCACGCCGAACATTGCTCCCTACGCCAGCTATGCCACGTCGTTCCTGCCGCAGACCGGCATCACGGCGGACGGCGCGGCGATCGATCCCGAGGAAGGGCGGCAGGCCGAGGTGGGCGCGAAGTTCGTGTCCGACGACCGGCGCCTGAGCGCCAGCGTGGCTTACTACGACCTGAAGCGCCGCAACCTGGCGCAGGCGGACGACCTCAATCCGGGATTCCAGGTGGCCATCGGCGCGCAGCGCACCCGCGGCTACGAGGCGGAAATCGCGGCGGACCTGAAGAACGGCTGGCAACTGTCGGCGGCGTTGTCGATCCTGGATGCGGCGATCACGGAAGCTGCCGGGTCGCAGGCCGCCACGGTGGGGCAGAAGCTGTCCGGCGTGCCGCGCAAGACGGCGAACCTGCTGGCGAACTACCGCTTCAGCGGCGCGCTGCGCGGCTGGGGCGCCGGTGCCGGCGTGCGCCACGTCGGCGAAAAAACCTCCACCACCTCGGTATATGTCACGCCCGGCTATACCGTTGCCGACGCCAACCTGTCCTACGCGGGGCGCGGCTGGCGCGTGCAACTGAACGTAAAGAACCTGTTCGACAGGGAGTATTTCGCCGGTGCCGCCAATGCCAACTGGGTCCCTGTCGGCAATCCGCGCACAGCGATGCTGAAGACCGTCGTCGACTTCTGA
- a CDS encoding ProQ/FINO family protein gives MLKQLSQQFPPFRDFLPLAIGIDKQILAQVPGIDRKLMRAALGIHTGSQRYLRAMEKATIRYNLDGSTGAEVTDVHRKHAKDTLGERFRKEAERKKAEREAQAAEEATKRRQEKLEQLTAKFSRKG, from the coding sequence CTGTTGAAACAGCTTTCGCAGCAGTTCCCGCCATTCCGCGATTTCCTGCCGCTGGCGATCGGCATCGACAAGCAGATCCTCGCGCAGGTGCCGGGCATCGACCGCAAGCTGATGCGTGCCGCGCTGGGCATCCACACGGGTTCGCAGCGCTACCTGCGCGCGATGGAAAAGGCCACCATCCGCTATAACCTGGATGGCTCGACCGGCGCCGAAGTCACGGACGTGCACCGCAAGCACGCCAAGGATACGCTGGGCGAACGCTTCCGCAAGGAAGCGGAACGCAAGAAGGCCGAGCGCGAGGCACAGGCCGCCGAGGAAGCAACCAAGCGCCGCCAGGAAAAGCTGGAACAGCTGACCGCGAAATTCTCCCGCAAGGGCTGA
- a CDS encoding c-type cytochrome has product MPNSRYPLPTPAMSARLLAALALPLLLSSRAWSAPAAAPDTLAQRLAPCLACHQPQGRNDAFFPRIAGKPEGYLYNQLLNFRDGRRQFPMMTYMVGNLPEPYLREIAQFFASQHPPYPPAPPVTATAQMLERGRVLVRQGDAARRIPACVACHGQQLAGVAPAIPGLVGLPRDYINAQFGAWKNKARRAQAPDCMAGIAARLTEADVAAVSGWLASQPVDQAARPAAAPDTPLPMRCGGVPDHGAAP; this is encoded by the coding sequence ATGCCCAATTCCAGATACCCGCTGCCCACGCCTGCCATGAGCGCACGCCTGCTCGCCGCGCTGGCCTTGCCCTTGCTGCTGTCCTCCCGCGCATGGTCCGCCCCGGCGGCTGCGCCGGACACGCTGGCGCAGCGCCTGGCGCCCTGCCTGGCGTGCCACCAGCCGCAGGGCCGCAACGATGCGTTCTTCCCCCGCATCGCCGGCAAGCCGGAAGGCTACCTGTACAACCAGCTGCTCAATTTCCGCGACGGCCGGCGCCAGTTCCCGATGATGACGTACATGGTCGGCAACCTGCCCGAGCCCTACCTGCGCGAGATCGCGCAGTTCTTCGCCAGCCAGCATCCGCCCTACCCGCCCGCGCCGCCCGTTACCGCCACGGCGCAGATGCTGGAACGGGGCCGCGTGCTGGTGCGCCAGGGCGATGCGGCGCGCCGGATTCCCGCCTGCGTGGCCTGCCACGGCCAGCAGCTGGCTGGCGTGGCGCCGGCGATTCCGGGCCTCGTTGGGCTGCCGCGCGACTACATCAATGCGCAGTTCGGCGCGTGGAAGAACAAGGCGCGGCGCGCACAGGCACCGGACTGCATGGCCGGCATCGCCGCCCGCCTCACGGAGGCGGACGTGGCGGCCGTTTCCGGCTGGCTGGCCAGCCAGCCGGTGGACCAGGCGGCGCGGCCCGCCGCGGCACCCGACACCCCGCTGCCGATGCGCTGCGGCGGCGTGCCGGACCACGGAGCCGCGCCATGA
- a CDS encoding TonB-dependent receptor: MIQPPKRPLAAMLAALGLCAQAQGAGQSELDVVTIHGGRPTSLPAQIPTTIEGIGAAQIAERINAFDSEDALKYFPSLNVRKRYIGDYDHAVLASRASGTGNSARSLVYADGILLSNLLGNGATYTPRWGLVTPDEIERVDVLYGPFSAAYPGNSVGAVVDFQTRMPAKLEGHVRLAGFTQRFAEYGMRDRYNGKQGSAALGDRRGALSWWLHLSRQDSDGQPMGYANRLVANGVADGGGVPVTGAVAGRNPSNRDWLILGANNQVHTVQDHAKVKLAYDLSPVLRASYTLGWWRNDAERRSDSWLRDAAGNPVRSGDIAVDGRRYTLLASDFAAQRGDLAHLMHGLSLKRHARGTFDWEIAASKYDYRKDLVRVPTVVLADQEGTGQGNVTDMAGSGWHTLALKGTWRPDAAHVVDVGVQRDSARLRTRVFATPDWLGGTAGRHVSTFNGATRLTSLYAQDTWRIDPRWKATLGARWERWQAYGGEVSSAASALLRFGERREEGWSPKAALAWRFTEAWTLKASTGRAIRNPTAAELFQGSVVDGRIVNTDPDLRAERSWTEELTAERLAEQGSLRGTLFHERTRDALYSQPLTPTVSTVQNVGRIRTAGLELAQQADGVLFQALSLQSSLTYADSRIRDNAALPASVGKRQPRVPRWRATALATWRASDRLSASAGLRYSGTQYGTLDNSDPNGAAYMGVSRYLVADLRLRYRFDRHWSGALGIDNLGNEKYWAFHPYTQRTLVAEVKFDL, translated from the coding sequence ATGATCCAACCCCCGAAACGACCGCTGGCAGCGATGCTGGCGGCGCTGGGCCTGTGCGCCCAGGCGCAGGGTGCCGGGCAGAGCGAGCTCGACGTGGTGACCATCCACGGCGGCAGGCCAACCTCGCTGCCCGCGCAGATTCCCACCACCATCGAAGGCATCGGCGCCGCGCAGATCGCCGAGCGCATCAATGCCTTCGACAGCGAGGATGCGCTGAAGTATTTCCCCAGCCTGAACGTGCGCAAGCGCTACATCGGCGACTACGACCACGCCGTGCTGGCCAGCCGCGCTTCCGGCACCGGCAACAGCGCCCGCTCGCTGGTGTATGCGGACGGCATCCTGCTGTCGAACCTGCTCGGCAACGGCGCCACCTACACGCCGCGCTGGGGCCTGGTCACGCCCGACGAGATCGAGCGCGTCGACGTGCTGTACGGCCCGTTCTCGGCCGCCTATCCCGGCAACTCGGTGGGCGCCGTGGTCGACTTCCAGACGCGCATGCCGGCGAAGCTGGAGGGCCACGTGCGGCTGGCCGGCTTCACCCAGCGCTTCGCCGAATACGGCATGCGCGACCGTTACAACGGCAAGCAGGGCAGCGCGGCGCTGGGCGACCGCCGTGGCGCACTGTCGTGGTGGCTGCACCTGTCGCGGCAGGACAGCGACGGCCAGCCGATGGGCTACGCCAACCGGCTGGTGGCGAACGGCGTTGCCGATGGCGGCGGCGTTCCCGTGACCGGCGCGGTGGCCGGGCGCAATCCGTCGAACCGCGACTGGCTGATCCTCGGCGCGAACAACCAGGTGCACACGGTGCAGGACCACGCGAAAGTCAAGCTGGCCTACGATCTTTCGCCGGTGCTGCGCGCCAGCTACACGCTGGGCTGGTGGCGCAACGACGCCGAACGGCGCAGCGATTCCTGGCTGCGCGACGCGGCCGGCAACCCGGTGCGCAGCGGCGACATCGCGGTCGACGGCCGCCGCTACACGCTGCTGGCTTCCGACTTCGCGGCGCAGCGGGGCGACCTGGCGCACCTGATGCACGGCCTGTCCTTGAAGCGCCATGCGCGCGGCACGTTCGATTGGGAAATCGCCGCCAGCAAGTACGACTACCGCAAGGACCTGGTACGGGTGCCTACGGTGGTGCTGGCCGACCAGGAAGGCACGGGGCAGGGCAACGTGACCGACATGGCGGGCAGCGGCTGGCATACGCTGGCGCTGAAGGGCACCTGGCGGCCGGATGCCGCCCACGTCGTCGATGTCGGCGTGCAGCGCGACAGCGCGCGGTTGCGCACGCGCGTGTTCGCGACGCCGGACTGGCTGGGCGGCACCGCCGGCCGCCACGTGTCGACCTTCAATGGCGCCACGCGACTGACCAGCCTCTACGCGCAGGACACGTGGCGCATCGACCCGCGCTGGAAAGCCACGCTGGGCGCCCGCTGGGAACGCTGGCAAGCCTATGGCGGCGAGGTGTCCAGCGCCGCCAGCGCGCTGCTGCGCTTCGGCGAACGGCGCGAGGAGGGCTGGTCGCCAAAGGCCGCGCTGGCGTGGCGCTTCACCGAGGCGTGGACGCTGAAGGCATCGACCGGCCGCGCGATCCGCAATCCCACCGCCGCCGAGCTGTTCCAGGGCTCCGTCGTCGATGGCCGCATCGTCAATACCGATCCCGACCTGCGCGCCGAACGGTCATGGACGGAAGAGCTGACGGCCGAGCGGCTGGCGGAGCAGGGCAGCCTGCGCGGGACGCTGTTCCATGAGCGCACGCGCGATGCGCTGTACTCGCAGCCGCTGACGCCCACCGTGTCGACGGTGCAGAACGTGGGCCGCATCCGCACCGCCGGCCTGGAACTGGCGCAGCAGGCCGACGGCGTGCTGTTCCAGGCGCTGTCGCTGCAGTCGAGCCTCACCTATGCCGACTCGCGGATCCGGGACAATGCCGCCTTGCCCGCCTCGGTGGGCAAGCGGCAGCCCCGCGTGCCGCGCTGGCGGGCCACGGCGCTGGCCACCTGGCGCGCCTCCGACCGGCTGTCGGCCAGTGCCGGCCTGCGCTACAGCGGCACGCAGTACGGCACGCTGGACAACTCCGACCCGAACGGTGCCGCCTACATGGGCGTGTCGCGCTATCTCGTGGCCGACCTGCGGCTGCGCTACCGCTTCGACCGGCACTGGTCCGGCGCGCTGGGCATCGACAACCTGGGCAACGAGAAGTACTGGGCGTTCCACCCGTACACGCAGCGCACGCTGGTGGCGGAAGTGAAGTTCGACCTGTGA
- a CDS encoding 3'-5' exonuclease yields MAFHTEAPPREPDLPPYQGIALADIHVVRTVEQAQAAQAALLAHDAIGFDTESKPTFVKGQSSDGPHLVQFADEHAAWLFPVGPEVAPLLPVLKAILESTHTLKVGFGLADDVKRLRAKLAIEPARVADLSKALRVPGQKHDLGAKSAVAHYFGLKLQKSKKISTTNWASPRLTDKQLQYAADDAQVALRVYRHWLALGNTLPQPKAPRPRRPAPDTPAGG; encoded by the coding sequence ATGGCGTTCCATACCGAAGCACCGCCGCGCGAGCCCGACCTGCCGCCCTACCAGGGCATCGCGCTGGCCGATATCCATGTCGTGCGCACCGTCGAGCAAGCCCAGGCCGCCCAGGCCGCGCTGCTGGCGCACGATGCCATCGGCTTCGACACCGAATCGAAACCCACCTTCGTCAAGGGCCAGAGCTCGGACGGACCGCACCTGGTGCAGTTCGCCGACGAGCACGCGGCCTGGCTGTTCCCGGTCGGGCCGGAGGTGGCGCCGCTGTTGCCGGTGCTGAAGGCCATCCTCGAATCGACACACACGCTGAAAGTGGGCTTCGGCCTGGCCGACGACGTCAAGCGGCTGCGCGCCAAGCTGGCGATCGAGCCGGCCCGCGTGGCCGACCTGTCGAAGGCATTGCGCGTGCCCGGCCAGAAACACGACCTGGGCGCGAAGAGCGCGGTGGCGCACTATTTCGGGCTGAAGCTGCAGAAGTCCAAGAAGATCTCCACCACCAACTGGGCGTCGCCCCGGCTGACGGACAAGCAGCTGCAGTACGCCGCCGACGATGCCCAGGTGGCGCTGCGCGTGTACCGCCACTGGCTCGCGCTCGGCAACACGCTGCCGCAGCCGAAGGCGCCGCGCCCGCGCCGTCCCGCACCGGACACCCCGGCCGGCGGCTGA
- a CDS encoding head GIN domain-containing protein, which yields MNTSKLALIATAIAAAATLATALPAAADGLSLAWLGAERVQGSGKIVSQARQPGPFRGVELNTGAHVEVVTGGDDTLTIEGDDNIVPLVETVVREGVLTIRPVKKNMQIDGRRVRIVVRARAVDSLGVAGAGRLEAKRVRADKLTLEVAGSGVLDIDGIDAKSVEVGVAGSGKVEAAGQAARADISIAGSGKADTTRLNVQHATVSVSGSGQSLLSARNAITANVTGSGNVGYYGDAQLTKAVAGSGTVQRLGTSAR from the coding sequence ATGAACACCAGCAAACTTGCCCTGATCGCCACCGCCATCGCCGCAGCCGCCACGCTGGCGACGGCCCTCCCGGCAGCGGCGGATGGATTGTCGCTGGCGTGGCTGGGCGCCGAACGCGTGCAGGGCAGCGGCAAGATCGTGTCGCAGGCACGCCAGCCCGGCCCCTTCCGCGGCGTCGAGCTCAATACCGGCGCGCACGTGGAAGTCGTCACCGGTGGCGACGATACGCTGACGATCGAAGGCGACGACAACATCGTGCCGCTGGTGGAAACCGTGGTGCGCGAAGGCGTGCTGACGATCCGCCCGGTGAAGAAAAACATGCAGATCGATGGCCGCCGCGTGCGCATCGTGGTGCGGGCGCGCGCCGTGGACAGCCTCGGCGTGGCCGGTGCGGGCCGGCTGGAAGCGAAGCGCGTGCGCGCCGACAAGCTGACGCTCGAAGTGGCCGGCTCCGGCGTGCTCGATATCGACGGCATCGACGCGAAATCGGTGGAAGTGGGCGTGGCGGGCAGCGGCAAGGTCGAAGCGGCCGGCCAGGCGGCGCGCGCCGACATTTCGATCGCCGGCTCCGGCAAGGCCGATACCACCCGCCTGAACGTGCAGCACGCCACCGTGAGCGTCAGCGGTTCCGGCCAGTCGCTGCTGTCGGCCCGCAACGCCATCACCGCCAACGTCACCGGTTCCGGCAACGTCGGCTACTACGGCGATGCTCAATTGACGAAAGCGGTGGCCGGTTCCGGCACCGTCCAGCGCCTGGGCACGTCCGCCCGCTAG
- the rpoD gene encoding RNA polymerase sigma factor RpoD encodes MTTKTPKTLTLSTKKPRAEAAPLTVPKTTLSYVIDNAQEAAGKVTVVKKKTSRLAVLPGEEALATDASVAESAATAAPAGDEPKKAVRKAVAGADEAPKAPVVRVRKAKLEAPAPSPSAPAAVSQVTDAATLASIDTSGYLLPSVKVPGRRGRKPSEFTPENDEVAALNAVERAELKAASKARERKAKGLDPFGGEAGMSNEDLEKRRQQFKNLINMGKDRGFLTYAEINDQLPENIVDPEAIEGIIATFNDMGIAVYERAPDAEALLLSDNVPTATSDDEVEAAAATALSTVDSDFGRTTDPVRMYMREMGAVALLTREGEIEIAKRIEEGLRDMIQAISACPTTINEIVDLAAKIENDELKVDDVVDGFVDPDESSAPAPARAPAAAASDDEDEDEEEELEEESDGDANGGAAGFSTEQLAQLKVDALERFAVISAQFDKMRKATYGSAVYQKAQATISAELLGIRFTAKVVEKLCDTLRGQMEQVRSIERAVLELCVNRCGMPRAHFIKVFPGNETNLDWVDGEVDARHPYSAVLGRNVPAIKELQNKMIDLQERVALPLADLRKINKQMAAGEKRARHAKREMTVANLRLVISIAKKYINRGLQFLDLIQEGNIGLLKAVDKFEYRRGYKFSTYATWWIRQAITRSIADMARTIRVPVHMIETINKMNRISRQIMQETGNEPDMATLAAKMEMPESKVREIMKIAKEPISMETPMGEDGDSQLGDFIEDNTTLAPLDAALHASMRNVIKEVLDSLTPREAKVLRMRYGVEMSNDHTLEEVGKQFDVTRERIRQIEAKAMSKLRQPSRSDKLKTFLTQN; translated from the coding sequence ATGACGACGAAAACGCCGAAGACCCTAACGCTGTCCACCAAGAAGCCGCGCGCCGAAGCTGCGCCGCTGACGGTGCCGAAGACCACCTTATCCTATGTGATCGACAATGCGCAAGAGGCCGCCGGTAAAGTGACCGTTGTGAAGAAGAAGACGTCCCGCCTGGCCGTGCTGCCGGGCGAAGAGGCGCTGGCCACCGATGCGTCCGTGGCCGAGTCCGCCGCAACCGCGGCACCGGCCGGCGACGAGCCGAAGAAGGCCGTGCGCAAGGCCGTGGCAGGTGCCGACGAAGCGCCGAAGGCGCCCGTGGTGCGCGTGCGCAAGGCCAAGCTGGAAGCGCCCGCGCCGTCGCCATCGGCACCGGCCGCCGTCAGCCAGGTGACCGATGCCGCCACGCTGGCCTCGATCGACACGTCCGGCTACCTGCTGCCTTCCGTGAAGGTGCCGGGCCGGCGCGGCCGCAAGCCGAGCGAATTCACGCCCGAGAACGATGAAGTGGCGGCACTGAACGCCGTCGAGCGCGCCGAACTGAAGGCCGCCTCGAAGGCGCGCGAGCGCAAGGCCAAGGGCCTGGACCCGTTCGGCGGCGAAGCCGGCATGTCCAACGAGGACCTGGAAAAGCGCCGCCAGCAGTTCAAGAACCTGATCAACATGGGCAAGGACCGCGGCTTCCTCACCTATGCCGAGATCAACGACCAGCTGCCCGAGAACATCGTCGATCCGGAAGCCATCGAAGGCATCATCGCGACATTCAACGACATGGGCATCGCCGTCTACGAGCGCGCCCCGGATGCCGAGGCGCTGCTGCTGTCCGACAACGTGCCGACCGCCACTTCCGACGACGAAGTGGAAGCTGCCGCCGCGACGGCGCTGTCCACCGTCGACTCCGACTTCGGCCGTACCACCGACCCGGTGCGCATGTACATGCGTGAAATGGGCGCCGTGGCGCTGCTGACGCGCGAAGGCGAGATCGAAATCGCCAAGCGTATCGAGGAAGGCCTGCGCGACATGATCCAGGCCATCTCCGCCTGCCCGACCACGATCAACGAGATCGTCGACCTGGCCGCGAAGATCGAGAACGATGAGCTGAAGGTCGATGACGTGGTCGACGGTTTCGTCGATCCCGACGAGAGCTCGGCACCGGCACCGGCGCGCGCGCCGGCCGCCGCCGCGTCCGACGACGAGGACGAGGACGAGGAAGAAGAGCTGGAAGAGGAAAGCGACGGCGACGCCAACGGCGGCGCGGCCGGCTTCTCCACCGAGCAGCTGGCGCAGCTGAAGGTCGATGCGCTGGAGCGCTTCGCCGTGATTTCCGCGCAGTTCGACAAGATGCGCAAGGCCACCTATGGCTCGGCGGTCTACCAGAAGGCGCAGGCCACCATTTCCGCCGAGCTGCTGGGCATCCGCTTCACGGCCAAGGTGGTGGAAAAGCTGTGCGATACGCTGCGCGGCCAGATGGAGCAGGTGCGCAGCATCGAACGCGCCGTGCTGGAGCTGTGCGTGAACCGCTGCGGCATGCCGCGCGCCCACTTCATCAAGGTCTTCCCGGGCAATGAAACAAACCTGGACTGGGTCGACGGCGAAGTCGACGCGCGCCATCCGTACAGCGCGGTGCTGGGCCGTAACGTGCCGGCCATCAAGGAGCTGCAGAACAAGATGATCGACCTGCAGGAACGCGTGGCGCTGCCGCTGGCCGACCTGCGCAAGATTAACAAGCAGATGGCGGCCGGCGAGAAGCGCGCCCGCCACGCCAAGCGTGAAATGACGGTGGCCAACCTGCGCCTGGTGATCTCGATCGCCAAGAAGTACATCAACCGGGGCCTGCAGTTCCTCGACCTGATCCAGGAAGGCAATATCGGCCTGCTCAAGGCGGTCGACAAGTTCGAATACCGCCGCGGCTACAAGTTCTCCACGTACGCCACGTGGTGGATCCGCCAGGCGATCACGCGTTCGATCGCGGACATGGCGCGCACCATCCGCGTGCCGGTGCACATGATCGAAACGATCAACAAGATGAACCGCATCAGCCGCCAGATCATGCAGGAAACCGGCAACGAGCCGGACATGGCGACGCTGGCCGCCAAGATGGAGATGCCGGAATCGAAGGTCCGCGAGATCATGAAGATCGCCAAGGAACCGATTTCGATGGAAACGCCGATGGGCGAGGATGGCGATTCGCAGCTGGGCGACTTCATCGAGGACAACACCACGCTGGCCCCGCTGGACGCCGCGCTGCATGCCTCGATGCGCAACGTGATCAAGGAAGTGCTCGATTCGCTGACCCCGCGCGAAGCCAAGGTACTGCGCATGCGCTACGGCGTGGAAATGTCGAACGACCACACGCTGGAAGAAGTGGGCAAGCAGTTCGACGTGACGCGCGAGCGTATCCGCCAGATCGAAGCGAAGGCCATGAGCAAGCTGCGCCAGCCGTCGCGCTCGGACAAGCTGAAGACGTTCCTCACGCAGAACTGA